Genomic window (Sparus aurata chromosome 19, fSpaAur1.1, whole genome shotgun sequence):
TCTTTAAATGATTGGCAGCTGATCTGAAGAATTAATGAGTAACCACAGGCCAGGGGAGCTTGTCCAGCAGTGCGTTAACCCAGAAGGTTAGTGAACGCTGCCTGTGCGCCCTGTAAGAGTATCCCCAGTTGGATAATGGACATCGCCACAGTGAATACTCTTCCATACGAGgattttgtgaatattttcgGCAATGTGGTGGAGAAGTGTCCCATCGTAACAGCTGCTGTGTGGTCGAGGCGTCCCTTTGTGAGCTTCACCGATCTGGAGGCTGCAATCAGTGAGTTCATCGATGCGCTCCCGGAATCAGGTGAGGGACTGACCCACGTTTTGTTAACTCAATTGTGTTTTCACCTTTGGCGCTGTTTGGTTAACGAGTCCCCTGTTCGCGTCCAGGTAAAGAGGGGATCCTCAGGTGTCACCCAGACCTGGCGGGCAGGGACCTCCAGAGCGGCACCCTGACCCGGGAGTCCCAACAGGAGCAGGCCGGAGCCGGGATGGACGCGCTGAGCTCCGCGGAAACCTCACGCATGGTCCGGCTCAACAGGGAGTACAAGGAGCGCTTCGGGTTCCCGTTCGTCATCTGCGCCCGGATGAGCGACAAGGCCGGCATTTTACGGCAGCTGTCCGAGCGGTGCCGCAACGAGCGCGCTGTGGAG
Coding sequences:
- the urad gene encoding 2-oxo-4-hydroxy-4-carboxy-5-ureidoimidazoline decarboxylase: MDIATVNTLPYEDFVNIFGNVVEKCPIVTAAVWSRRPFVSFTDLEAAISEFIDALPESGKEGILRCHPDLAGRDLQSGTLTRESQQEQAGAGMDALSSAETSRMVRLNREYKERFGFPFVICARMSDKAGILRQLSERCRNERAVERAHGIEEVKKICRLRLQGLLLTDAPNKL